The following nucleotide sequence is from Stigmatopora argus isolate UIUO_Sarg chromosome 18, RoL_Sarg_1.0, whole genome shotgun sequence.
tatttttttcttatttgtttaACAGTGAAAAAGTACGCACAAGAACGTATTGCCCCCCTTGTGGCGAAGATGGATGAGCAATCGTTTATGGATGAAGCAGTGATCAAGTCTCTCTTTGAACAGGGTGTAAGACCCTTTTCTCTTAGAAATCGCGTGGTTTGTCCATGTATGTTATTCTTTCCCCAATCCCCGGCAGCTCATGGGCATTGAGATCGACCCGGAGTACGGCGGGACGGGCTCGACGTTCTTCTCCTCCGTCCTCGTCATCGAGGAGCTGGCCAAGGTGGACGCCTCCGTGGCAGTGCTTTGCGATATCCAGAACACACTCATCAACACGCTCTTCATGCAACTGGGCACCGCAGCTCAGAAGGAGAAGTACCTCACCAGCCTTTCCACAGACATGGTGGAATATGATATTCATTGTAAAGAAAAATGTACAATAATGCTGTTTATATTTACCGGGATGTCTGTTTCTCACTCACAGATCGGCAGTTTTTGCCTGTCGGAGGCTGAATCGGGCAGCGATGCTTTCGCTCTGAAGACGCGTGCTGAAAAGCACAAGGACTATTACGTCATCAACGGGTCCAAGATGTGGATCAGCAATGCGGAAAATGCCGGCGTGTTCCTGGTGATGGCCAATGTGGACCCCTCGGCAGTGAGTGACGACGTACACCGTATTTTAAGAAGAGCGTGGTATAGTTTTCTGCATTGATTTCAACAGGTTTTGAATAATGACCTAATGCAATGACACTATTTagcgccatctagtgttaaagctgaaGAGCAACTGAATGTAGGTTGAACTTAAGATTCTTGTGCATGCTAtattccaagggtgtcagacaagggttggtttgcgggccgcttcaACGTccatttgatttcacgtgggccggatcattttagatataacatttatatatatttttttgataaatggattaaaagaactagatcaaaagccctgaatattccatttttttatagatctaaaacaatgctttttttcttggtaagggaaaatctcttttaatcattatgtgccatattaaagtggaaaacagaaaatatttttatatatttttagattttacaaaatgatttttgaactaaaaacaaagaaaatatggattataaaatagcaattatcgatttaaaaggaggaaaaatcaggaaatttaatatacatctatatcattttaatttgatcctaaaaaagaaagttcccactgatgatttactttctcgggccacacaaaacgatgcggcgggccagatttggcccccaagccgccactttgacacctgtgctatagTCTATGATTTAATGTTTTGCCTCGGAAATAAAATCTAGGCAGTGGGCCGTAGTTAGCCAATCAGGGgacagaaaaactgaaaaaatgattagaaactATTCTGGTTTACAGGGTTACAGAGGCATCACCTGCTTCATCGTGGACCGGGAAACGGAAGGCTTGGAAATTTGCAAGAAGGAAAATAAACTGGGCTTGCGTGCATCCTCCACCTGCCCGCTCAACCTTGACAACGTCAAGGTCCGGACTCAAACAGGCGGCGCCAATAGAAAAAcagggcatgttttttttcaaaaattgcGCTTCTCCTTGTACAGGTTCCTGAGAAGAACATCCTGGGCCAAGTGGGTCACGGGTACAAATACGCCATCGGAATGCTCAACGAGGGCAGGATTGGAATCGCggctcaggtaaaaaaaatgttttcctgttggaaaatccatagaaaataacattagagagccattttttttatttttatagatgGTGGGTCTTGCCCAAGGCTGCTTTGACCACACTGTTCCTTACACAAGGCAGAGAGTGCAGTTTGGGAAAAGGATCTTTGACTTTCaggtaaatttaaacaaaagTGTTATGTGATAACGCCACGTTCCTGTCCACTTATCCTTTTTTGCATTGCAGGGCATGCAGCATCAAATAGCTCACGTAGCCACGCAAATCGAAGCCGCACGCTTGCTAACGTACAACGCCGCTCGTCTGAAAGAAGCCGGGAGACCTTTTATCAAAGAAGCCTGCATGGCCAAATATTTTTCCGCTGAGGtgagaaaagaaatattttttttttcaatgaaatgaCAACatatttaatgttgtttttgtccttATCCAGGTAGCGACGTTGACCACATCCAAATGCATTGAATGGATGGGTGGGGTGGGCTTCACCAAAGACTACCCTATTGAGAAATACTACAGAGACTGTAAAATCGGTACATATGCAAATTTTAATTGCTGATAATGCAAAATATTAACACGATTAAACACAAGCGGCTGTCTTGATTTCCAGGTACCATCTACGAGGGGACGACAAACATCCAGCTGTCCACGATGGCCAAATTCATTGATAAAGAGTACGAAGCCTGAAATGTATCCAAAATTGGAGCCTGATAGATTGCACTACTGCGACCGACATGTTACACTCCTTCGGATGATGTCGTCGTCTCTCCATCCTTACAACAACACATGGATATGTTACATTTTGACACTCTTGCTGTTCAGTATGGTCATTTTGTATAGACTTTCCAATGATTATCAACCATAAAATGgtagaaatgtgtatttttcagTGCCTTTGCTGTGCCTAATGATGACTGGGATTTATACACGTACTAATCATGGATTAAACCATTTGTGGGAATTCTACACTGTTTTGTTCTTAATATCCTCACACAACCATTGTATTATATTCTAAGAACAAGTAGATGAACCACATCAGAAAATTATTGTGACGGGGAAactattcattttgactgaaatCGTTCAAATTTATTGGAAGTCTTGTTGTCAATGTTAATATACCACTGTACTATTTTCAAAGGTTAAATTCGCCACTTAATTCTAGCTGTTGCCACTAGAGGGCAGCCATCTGCcagttgtgtgtatgtgtgtgtatatatatatatatatatatatatatatatatatatatatatatatatatatatatatatatatatatatatatatatatatatatatatatatatatatatataatattgcaGTCAATTCCATTCAATGACTCGAGCCTGTCACCATAATGAGCTGCCTGCCATATTCATCATTTCTGCTgcttcacattaaaaaaagagcctGTTATGAATAATTGACTCACtcatctttttattttcagATGGGAAATGTATTCAATTTCCACGCGGTTACGCTGGAAACATTTTACAATGGCTGCAAGGGCCAACCACTTTATTAGGCGCACTTGACGAGCAATATTTGATGTTTCAGgctcattttacaatttttctggTGTATAATGTTAATATAAGTTTGGGGAAATATTAGCTGGAATGATGACAAAGTGAGTAAACTTGGACGATGTTGCTAAATGTGTTTTATCTTATATATGCTATTGTACATATACATGGAATTCATTAGGCATTGATATAAAATAGGATcaaaaactattaaaaatgatgaaaaaaaaagcaaactttaAAATATCATCACCAAAATACATGACACTTACCCATTAattatggaagaaaaaaatatgagtgCATGTTCTACATTTGCAATCTGGTAATCATATTTAAATgactaaaagaaaaatatatatatatatcgacaACCTTAATTGGAGACTAATGAGCGATTTCCCCACAAATCTGTAGCAATTACGGTAGCATGTCAATGCAATTTTCTCATGAATAGATGTCTTTGTTGCCCTAATagctcttatttgtttttgttataatTGCAAAGCCAGTTGCCCCGTTGGATGAAATGCTCTGAAAAGCACCTACATGACCCCCCAGGCCTGACGTTGGCCACCTCCGCTCCCGCTTTTATCGGGTGAGTGCTCATTGTTAAGCGAAAGAAAACCTTTTTGTCTGACTTTTAGAGTCCTAGTTGAAACTCCCAGCCCATTTGCTCAGCGCTCTGGCCAATCACGAGGCCGCTGGGTCTTTTAACTGGGCTGTCATCTTTATGTCATCATTACATCTCCGCCGAGAACCCAGCCAGCGCTTTTATTCGTCGCCTGAGCGCCATTGAGAGCTCACCTCTTGGATACTTTTTTCCGACTTTGATTTGTAGCACTTGGATGGTGATTCTGTGGCGGAGCGACTAAGAGGGTGATGGCGGACCCTGGAGCACAAGAAGACACGTGCCAGCCCGCCAAAGACTCCATCAAGTTTTCCATCAAGAACCTGCTCAGCATCGACAACAACGATAAGTCCAGCAGGCCCAGGAGCTTCTTAGACGGCAGCTTCTTCTCCCGAATAGCTGATTTGTCGCTACCCCGACTGGACTTGCCCTCGCAGCGTCTCGGGGTGTCCTCGACATCTCCGTGGTGGTATCCTTACACGCTAGGTGCTCATCTCAAGACGACaggtacacaaaaaaatgggaataaaaaTCTAAGTTCTGTTGGAAATGTGGTGTTTTTGATTGTGGAATATTTTTCGTAGTTccgcaaaataaacaaaagagaGATGAACTCATGTcacttataatttttttttctttttaaagaaactcaGTATATAAAATGCCATGAGGCCTCGGAAGcacttttaattatttatttttaagagtgCATAATATTGAAGCGCTTCCTGTCCTGCTGATGGAATCTTCTTCATATGAAATTCCATCCCAGTAgcctattttaaaatatgttgggttttttttccaccctcaaGGATGCTTTcaataatgaaaatgataacATGAGTGAGTAAGTATCCTTAAATGTCTTGTCTGCCCGTGATAAATGATGTTAAAAAACATGACTTTAGTTTATTAATATAGAATCAAATGAATCttttaatgacacatgaaaTATTGACTGTGTTGCTATATGAGTAACATCAATCCAgccatttaaagaaaaaaagcaaaaggatTTTACCAGTCCCTTATGAAAAATTCCGAACTGAAGGTGGAATTTGAGAGTAAATTTTATAACAAAAACCTTCTTTCGTCTAAAATAAGTTCCCGAGGAATGaaccaatgaatgaatgagactATTCACAAACAAAGCCAGAACTGAAATGCAAAACATCAACCAGATTGCGCAATCAGCTCCAGGATACAAAACATCTatcataaaaaaaagatgatgcaaaactctccaaaacttttttttgtctcactTTTCCAGGTTCCGAAAAAGATCAACCATTTCTGCACGAACGACCCTCGCCCGACCCCCCCAAAAGCGAGCCGGACACCAAAGACGAAAGTGCCGAAGACGACGACAGTGACCCCGAGGACCCCAAAAAGGAATCCGACTGGATTAAGAAACCCGACGAGGCCGACGGCAAGGCCTGCAGGAAGAAGAAGACCCGCACCGTGTTCTCCAGGAGCCAGGTGTTCCAACTTGAATCCACTT
It contains:
- the hmx3b gene encoding homeobox protein HMX3-B, with the protein product MADPGAQEDTCQPAKDSIKFSIKNLLSIDNNDKSSRPRSFLDGSFFSRIADLSLPRLDLPSQRLGVSSTSPWWYPYTLGAHLKTTGSEKDQPFLHERPSPDPPKSEPDTKDESAEDDDSDPEDPKKESDWIKKPDEADGKACRKKKTRTVFSRSQVFQLESTFDIKRYLSSSERAGLAASLHLTETQVKIWFQNRRNKWKRQLAAELEAANLSHAAAQRIVRVPVLYRDNDGAPETSGRVAGGSPSSQAAILAFSHHVYYPHPVPLLRPI
- the acadsb gene encoding short/branched chain specific acyl-CoA dehydrogenase, mitochondrial, producing MAAVLVRTLSQSCRQLRRSWVGCQPGWRSRSTKSALEADSVQATGLVHFPPLQSYSEEENMMRDSVKKYAQERIAPLVAKMDEQSFMDEAVIKSLFEQGLMGIEIDPEYGGTGSTFFSSVLVIEELAKVDASVAVLCDIQNTLINTLFMQLGTAAQKEKYLTSLSTDMIGSFCLSEAESGSDAFALKTRAEKHKDYYVINGSKMWISNAENAGVFLVMANVDPSAGYRGITCFIVDRETEGLEICKKENKLGLRASSTCPLNLDNVKVPEKNILGQVGHGYKYAIGMLNEGRIGIAAQMVGLAQGCFDHTVPYTRQRVQFGKRIFDFQGMQHQIAHVATQIEAARLLTYNAARLKEAGRPFIKEACMAKYFSAEVATLTTSKCIEWMGGVGFTKDYPIEKYYRDCKIGTIYEGTTNIQLSTMAKFIDKEYEA